The Terrirubrum flagellatum nucleotide sequence AAGGCGATCGCCGCGTTGGGCGCGGCGGGCGTTGAGTCGGTGATTGCGGATTGAATTACGAAGGCGCCGATCGATTGGCGCAAATGTGAGAACGTCAGGAGGCGGGTATGGCCACGGCTCGCACCACGATTTTTATCGTAGCGCTCGGATTCTTTGCGATTGTAACGCTTTGCACTTGGCTGATCGCAGTCCGCATTCACTTGCAGAATCCGAACATTCCACGTCGCGCAATATTCTGGGCTCTGGCCGACCCGTTTTACGCAGCTGTTCGCTACGGAGTGCGCCTCAAGCACCTCAACTACGTCGAAGACGTCGTCTCCCTTCAACAATTGAAGAAGTTCAGACTGGGATACATAGTTATCTGGATCACGCTTTGCATCGCGCTTGTCACCACAAGCCTACTTGCGGGAAAGGCCGGCTCCTGACAGTCCGCTGACCGATGAACGGAGCGATCATGCATAGCGAAAAGCAGAAGATGCTCGCGGGCGAACTCTATGACGCCAACGATCCGGAGATTCAGGCCGATCTCCTCACGACGCAGCGCTGGCTCGCGCGCTATAACGCATCGCTCGGCTCGACTCCGGATGAGCTGCTTTCACAGCTGCGGGAAAGATTAGGCGCGGCCAGCGACGGATCGCTCATTCGACCTCCCTTCCATTGCGACTACGGCTTCAATATTCGCTTGGGACGCGGCGTTTTCCTCAATTTCAACTGCGTCATTCTCGATGTCGTTGCGGTCGAGATCGGCGACCAGACGCAGATTGGTCCGGGCGTTCAGATCTACGCCGCCGATCATCCGCGCGATGCGGCCGCTAGGCGGACCGGTCTTGAATATGGGCGGCCGGTCACAATCGGCCGCAATGTCTGGATCGGCGGCGGCGCGATCATTTTGCCCGGCGTGACGATCGGCGACGACGCTGTTATCGGCGCCGGAGCGGTGGTCACGCGCGACGTCGCTGTCGGAGCAACAGTTCTCGGCAATCCCGCGCGTCCGCGCTCGTGAGCGCGCCGCTTCACGGATGCAGCGACAGCCCCTTCACGATCTTGTCGATCTCCCTGCGCTCGGCGTGCAACGCAATGCCGACAAGATCGAGCGCGTCGGTCGCGACCGCGGCGACGGCGGCGCGATTGGCGTCGTCATGGCCCGTCGCGAACAGCTCCTTCGTGTAGATCGAGGCGCGCGCGCCGCGGCCTGACGCTCGCGCGAGCGTCTTCGTCAAATCATCCGCTGTCGCGACATAGACCAGCACCGGCTGGCGGATCAGCGGCCCGTAAAATTTCCCTGATGCGTCGGCATAGGGTTCGCCGCCCAATTCCGGCGCGGCGGCGACGAGCCCGCCCGAGAGGAAGCAGGCGACATTCAGTTTCTGCCAGACGGCGAGATCGTCGCGCACGACGACGGCGATCTTGGTATCAAAGCGCATGGACAGCATGCTGGGCGAGATCGCGCCTGACCGTCTTGAACGATCGTGCGTAGCTCCCGAACGCGCTTCGGCCGCCGCTACTGGATGGTCACGTCATAGACGACGTTGGTGCAGGCCGACCCGTCGCCGCGGCATACGCGCACCGCATAGGAGTCGCCTCCCTTGTAGCCGGCGGCTGCAGCGTAGGAAAAGCGCGTCAGGCCGGTCTTTTGCAGGACGCCGTGGCCAGGATTCTGGGTGATCTGGCCGCTGCGAAGGGGTGTCGTGCCTCCGAAAGCGTTGAAGAAATGAACGCAGGTGCGCCCCTTCCAAATCTGCACGGCTCGGGTCAGCGTCTCGCCTTGATATAACGGTCGCAGCGGGCCGGTCTTGCATTCGGCGGCGGCGTAGCCGCTGACGAGCGAGAACAAGCCGCCCAGCGCGATGGCGGCGAACAAAGACGATTTGCGACGAACACCATTCATTGATCTGCTTTCCCCGAAAGTCCGGACGAGACGATGCTATATTGGAGGGCCGCCAGCGGCGGGACATCAAAAATCTCTCGCTACGGCCTCAACATCATGGTTCCTTGACACAGTGATGAATCGATTGCGCATCTGTCGTGCGAGGCGCCCGTGCTGAACGATCGCGCGCCGCGCCGCATGTTTATCGAGGACGCGCCTCCTCCGGCGAGCACGCCGCAGGCCGGCGACTGGATCAGGCTTGCCCCCGCGCAGCCGGGGATCGAGCGGATCGACGCGTTCTTTTCCGGCCACGCCTATGATCCGCATCGCCATGACGCTTATGCGTTGGGGACCACGCTGTCGGGCGTGCAGCGCTTCGATTATCGCGGCCGAGAGGCCAATAGCCGCTCGGGCGACGCCATCGTGCTGCATCCGGACGAGCGGCATAACGGCCGCTCCGGCGCGGAAGGCGGCTTCCGCTATCGCATGCTCTATCTTGAGCCGCGCCTGATCCGCGACGCGCTCGGCGAAAAAGCAAGCGCCCTTCCCTTCGCGAATTCTCCCGTGCTGCGCGACGCGCCCCTCAGCGCTGCTCTCACGCTCGCGCTGCGCGACATGGAGCGGCGGCTCGAAACGCTCGAACTCGATCAGGCGGTGCTGGCGATCGCCGACGCGCTTCTCGCGATCGATGCGAGCGCGCAGACATCTTCCGTGCGATCGATCGCATGCGGACGCGCGGTCGATCGCGCGCGACAATTTCTCGATGCGAATGCGACGCGCGTCGTCGCATCGGAAGAACTCGAAGATATTTGCGGGCTCGATCGCTATGCGCTCGCGCGCCAGTTCCGCGCGCGGCTCGGCGTCAGCCCCTATCGCTATCTCACCATGCGCAGGCTCGACCGCGCGAAGGCGATGATGCGTACGGGCGATGCGCTCGCCGAGATCGCCTTCGCCTGCGGTTTCGCCGATCAGAGCCACATGACGCGACAATTCAAGCAGGCGTTCGGCCTCTCGCCGGGAAAATGGCGCGCGATCCAGGCCGGGAACGCCTGACAATTGCTTTGTCGACAGAGGATTTCAGCTCAAGTACCATCAGCGCAATTCACGTCGCGGTCTCTTGAGGCGATCGATCGCGGACATTTGCGATCGTTGTCGGCTTCACAAGCTGCGGCGTACAATTTTTCAGGGATGAAACCGTTGCGCCTCATTGCATTTTCCGCTGCTTCGGCGGCCCTTTTTCTTGCCGGCTGCATCACGAACCGGCCGGTTCAAGGCGTCGTCTCGTCCACCGGTGAGAAATTCACCGGTTATGCGACTGGCCTCTCCGGGCCGTCGGGCACGGTCGAAATCGTGTCCAACCGCACGACCTGCACAGGAACATTTTCGAGCGCATCCGGCCAAGTCGCCAAAGGCACATTCGTCTGCGCTGACGGGCGAAGGGGACCATTCGAGCTGACGCCAACGGGAGGAAAGGCGCGCTTCGGCTCGGAGGCTTTTATTTTCACGTTCTCT carries:
- a CDS encoding sugar O-acetyltransferase, coding for MHSEKQKMLAGELYDANDPEIQADLLTTQRWLARYNASLGSTPDELLSQLRERLGAASDGSLIRPPFHCDYGFNIRLGRGVFLNFNCVILDVVAVEIGDQTQIGPGVQIYAADHPRDAAARRTGLEYGRPVTIGRNVWIGGGAIILPGVTIGDDAVIGAGAVVTRDVAVGATVLGNPARPRS
- a CDS encoding DUF2000 family protein encodes the protein MRFDTKIAVVVRDDLAVWQKLNVACFLSGGLVAAAPELGGEPYADASGKFYGPLIRQPVLVYVATADDLTKTLARASGRGARASIYTKELFATGHDDANRAAVAAVATDALDLVGIALHAERREIDKIVKGLSLHP
- a CDS encoding AraC family transcriptional regulator, yielding MLNDRAPRRMFIEDAPPPASTPQAGDWIRLAPAQPGIERIDAFFSGHAYDPHRHDAYALGTTLSGVQRFDYRGREANSRSGDAIVLHPDERHNGRSGAEGGFRYRMLYLEPRLIRDALGEKASALPFANSPVLRDAPLSAALTLALRDMERRLETLELDQAVLAIADALLAIDASAQTSSVRSIACGRAVDRARQFLDANATRVVASEELEDICGLDRYALARQFRARLGVSPYRYLTMRRLDRAKAMMRTGDALAEIAFACGFADQSHMTRQFKQAFGLSPGKWRAIQAGNA